A genomic window from bacterium includes:
- a CDS encoding TrkH family potassium uptake protein — translation MSIRSVLKVLGFLLLVTAGSLLLPAVVSAAHREPDWPHFLYAAAVGIGVGGLLLAVLRDAPELRVREGFAVVAFGWLGVGLLGALPYWFSGQIPSFTDAVFESVSGFTTTGASILTDIESRTHGTLFWRAFTHWLGGMGIVLLALAILPLLGVGGMQLFRAEVPGPVAERLTPRIRETAKLLWGVYVLLTLLEFLALVIAGMGPFDAVCHSFATMATGGFSNHNQSVGGYATPAVEWIIIVFMFLAGANFSLHYLALTGRVRVYARDEEFRFYGSIVLVCTALIGGSLLVTGFYPDWGTTLRHSLFQVVSIITTTGFGTADYLQWPPVAHAILLILMAVGGCAGSTGGGVKVMRVFILLRHAKYELKKMLHPRAVYTLWFNDRALSPALLTNVLGFFLLYLLVYVTGVVVLTLGGRDLVTSVGATAATLGNIGPGLGLVGPASNYSALLGWEKWLLVLFMLIGRLEIFTVLVLLLPEAWRRS, via the coding sequence GTGAGCATCCGCTCGGTCCTGAAGGTCCTCGGCTTCCTGCTGCTGGTCACCGCCGGCTCGCTGCTGCTGCCGGCCGTGGTCAGCGCCGCCCACCGCGAGCCCGACTGGCCCCACTTCCTCTACGCGGCGGCGGTGGGAATCGGCGTCGGCGGGCTGCTGCTGGCGGTGCTCCGCGACGCGCCCGAGCTGCGGGTGCGGGAGGGCTTCGCGGTGGTGGCCTTCGGCTGGCTCGGCGTCGGGCTGCTCGGGGCCCTGCCGTACTGGTTCAGCGGCCAGATCCCGTCCTTCACCGACGCGGTCTTCGAATCGGTCTCGGGCTTCACCACCACCGGGGCCTCGATCCTGACCGACATCGAGAGCCGCACCCACGGCACCCTCTTCTGGCGCGCGTTCACCCACTGGCTCGGCGGCATGGGCATCGTGCTGCTGGCCCTGGCGATCCTGCCGCTGCTGGGCGTCGGCGGCATGCAGCTCTTCCGCGCCGAGGTGCCCGGGCCGGTGGCCGAGCGCCTGACGCCCCGCATCCGCGAGACGGCCAAGCTGCTGTGGGGCGTGTACGTGCTGCTCACGCTGCTCGAGTTCCTGGCCCTGGTGATCGCCGGCATGGGGCCCTTCGACGCCGTCTGCCACAGCTTCGCCACCATGGCCACGGGCGGTTTCTCCAACCACAACCAGAGCGTGGGGGGCTACGCGACGCCGGCCGTCGAGTGGATCATCATCGTCTTCATGTTCCTGGCGGGGGCCAACTTCTCCCTGCACTACCTGGCCCTCACCGGCCGGGTGCGGGTCTACGCGCGCGACGAGGAGTTCCGCTTCTACGGCTCGATCGTGCTCGTGTGCACGGCGCTCATCGGCGGCTCGCTCCTCGTGACGGGCTTCTATCCCGACTGGGGCACGACCCTCCGGCACAGCCTCTTCCAGGTGGTCTCGATCATCACGACCACCGGCTTCGGCACCGCCGACTACCTGCAATGGCCGCCGGTGGCCCACGCCATCCTCCTGATCCTGATGGCCGTGGGCGGCTGTGCGGGGTCCACGGGCGGCGGGGTGAAGGTCATGCGCGTCTTCATCCTCCTGCGCCACGCCAAGTACGAGCTGAAGAAGATGCTGCACCCGCGCGCGGTGTATACCCTGTGGTTCAACGACCGGGCCCTCTCGCCGGCGCTGCTGACGAACGTGCTCGGCTTCTTCCTGCTCTACCTGCTGGTCTACGTGACCGGGGTCGTCGTGCTCACGCTCGGCGGCCGCGATCTGGTGACCAGCGTCGGGGCCACGGCCGCCACCCTGGGCAACATCGGCCCGGGGCTGGGGCTGGTCGGTCCGGCCAGCAACTACTCCGCGCTCCTGGGCTGGGAGAAGTGGCTGCTGGTGCTCTTCATGCTGATCGGGCGGCTCGAGATCTTCACCGTGCTGGTGCTGCTCCTGCCCGAGGCCTGGCGGCGCAGCTGA
- the trkA gene encoding Trk system potassium transporter TrkA has protein sequence MKIVIIGAGSVGYELTRMISRREHDVILVERDQERLDAVIEDLDCRFVTGSGVSPQVMRDIGMTDCDLVAAVTDSDEINIISCQTAHALGAKVKVARVRNEDYFQDHRLLLDGIDMAINPDHEAVHAIREVLFQTGATEIHDFAHGKVRVIGARVEPDSRVAGRTLAELHRELGARLALVITIVRGEETLIPTGRTVIQAEDKVYMAGSRSTVNRSLYYFQARQRRLSRVMIVGANAMGRELARDLVAAGVKVKIIDRNEEKCRRASEQLRGALVLHGEGADSDLLESEGVSEMDGFVSVAQDEETNIMACLLARHHGAAKTVCLVDRPDYVPLLPLLGVDAAISPRLSTSNWIGSFVQRGAVISAESLGYSGAEILQLEVAPGCPWLGRKLMELTFPADAVIGAVLKGGRVLTPEGTTVLAAGDQVVVFALPSGVDAVVRFFSGGAS, from the coding sequence GTGAAGATCGTCATCATCGGGGCCGGATCCGTGGGCTACGAGCTCACCCGGATGATCAGCCGCCGCGAGCACGACGTGATCCTCGTCGAGCGCGACCAGGAGCGCCTCGACGCGGTCATCGAGGACCTGGACTGCCGGTTCGTGACCGGCAGCGGCGTCAGCCCGCAGGTCATGCGCGACATCGGCATGACCGACTGCGACCTCGTGGCGGCCGTCACCGACAGCGACGAGATCAACATCATCTCGTGCCAGACGGCCCACGCCCTGGGCGCCAAGGTGAAGGTGGCCCGGGTGCGCAACGAGGACTACTTCCAGGACCACCGCCTGCTCCTCGACGGCATCGACATGGCGATCAACCCCGACCATGAGGCCGTGCACGCCATCCGCGAGGTGCTCTTCCAGACCGGCGCCACCGAGATCCACGACTTCGCCCACGGCAAGGTGCGGGTCATCGGCGCGCGCGTCGAACCCGACAGCCGCGTCGCGGGCCGGACCCTCGCCGAGCTGCACCGGGAGCTGGGCGCCCGCCTGGCCCTGGTCATCACCATCGTGCGGGGCGAGGAGACGCTCATCCCCACGGGCCGCACCGTGATCCAGGCCGAGGACAAGGTCTACATGGCCGGCTCGCGCAGCACGGTGAACCGCTCGCTGTACTATTTCCAGGCCCGGCAGCGCCGCCTCTCGCGCGTGATGATCGTGGGCGCCAACGCCATGGGCCGCGAGCTGGCCCGCGACCTCGTCGCCGCCGGCGTGAAGGTGAAGATCATCGACCGCAACGAGGAGAAGTGCCGCCGGGCCAGCGAGCAGCTCCGGGGGGCCCTCGTGCTGCACGGCGAGGGGGCCGACTCGGACCTGCTCGAGTCCGAGGGCGTGTCCGAGATGGACGGCTTCGTCTCGGTGGCCCAGGACGAGGAGACCAACATCATGGCCTGCCTGCTGGCCCGCCACCACGGCGCCGCCAAGACGGTGTGCCTGGTCGACCGGCCGGACTACGTGCCCCTGCTGCCCCTGCTCGGCGTCGACGCCGCCATCTCGCCGCGCCTGTCGACCTCCAACTGGATCGGCAGCTTCGTCCAGCGCGGGGCCGTGATCAGCGCCGAGAGCCTTGGCTACAGCGGCGCCGAGATCCTGCAGCTCGAGGTGGCGCCGGGCTGTCCCTGGCTCGGCCGCAAGCTCATGGAGCTCACCTTCCCCGCCGACGCCGTGATCGGCGCCGTGCTCAAGGGCGGCCGCGTGCTCACGCCCGAGGGCACGACGGTCCTGGCGGCCGGCGACCAGGTCGTGGTGTTCGCGCTCCCGTCGGGAGTCGATGCGGTGGTGCGCTTCTTCTCGGGCGGCGCCTCGTGA
- a CDS encoding aminotransferase class I/II-fold pyridoxal phosphate-dependent enzyme has translation MSASPTVAGADLVDMRSDTVTRPTPGMRAAMLAAPVGDDVFGDDPTVRLLQEETAALLGKEAALYVPSGTMSNQLAVKAQTRPGDQVVLEDGAHIYRYEAGGPALLSGVQLTCVPTPDGRLDWERVAPALNPDNVHCAPPALVCVENTHNNAGGIIQRQDDLVRLGEEIHARGLRLHLDGARLWHAHVATGLALDALAAPFDTISVCFSKGLGAPVGSVLVGDAAVIARAHRFRKVFGGGMRQVGILAEACRYALAHQLARLAEDHAHARRLAAETRHPHLRVAHAVETNIVIFTVAGAGGDADLLAHLAAAGVRGVGFGPGRVRLIPNLDTPAAAVDRAVAALNAWPGPAN, from the coding sequence ATGTCCGCATCGCCAACCGTCGCCGGCGCCGACCTCGTCGACATGCGCAGCGACACCGTGACCCGCCCGACGCCGGGCATGCGCGCCGCCATGCTCGCCGCGCCGGTCGGCGACGACGTGTTCGGCGACGATCCCACCGTCCGGCTGCTGCAGGAGGAGACCGCGGCGCTGCTGGGCAAGGAAGCGGCGCTCTACGTGCCCAGCGGCACCATGAGCAACCAGCTCGCGGTCAAGGCCCAGACCCGGCCGGGCGACCAGGTCGTGCTCGAGGACGGCGCCCACATCTACCGCTACGAGGCGGGGGGGCCGGCCCTGCTCAGCGGGGTCCAGCTCACCTGTGTCCCGACGCCCGACGGGCGCCTCGACTGGGAGCGCGTCGCGCCCGCCCTGAACCCCGACAACGTCCACTGCGCGCCGCCCGCCCTCGTGTGCGTCGAGAACACCCACAACAACGCCGGCGGCATCATCCAGCGGCAGGACGACCTGGTGCGCCTGGGCGAGGAGATCCATGCCCGCGGCCTGCGCCTCCACCTGGACGGCGCCCGACTCTGGCACGCCCACGTGGCGACGGGGCTGGCCCTGGACGCCCTCGCGGCGCCCTTCGACACCATCAGCGTGTGCTTCTCCAAGGGACTCGGCGCGCCCGTGGGCTCGGTCCTGGTGGGCGATGCCGCGGTCATCGCGCGGGCCCATCGCTTCCGCAAGGTCTTCGGCGGCGGCATGCGCCAGGTGGGCATCCTCGCCGAGGCCTGCCGCTACGCCCTGGCCCACCAGCTCGCGCGCCTGGCCGAGGACCACGCCCACGCCCGCCGTCTCGCCGCCGAGACGCGTCATCCCCATCTGCGGGTCGCCCACGCGGTCGAGACCAACATCGTCATCTTCACCGTCGCCGGAGCGGGGGGCGACGCGGACCTTCTCGCCCACCTCGCGGCCGCCGGTGTCCGGGGCGTGGGCTTCGGGCCGGGCCGGGTGCGCCTGATCCCCAACCTGGATACCCCCGCCGCCGCCGTCGATCGGGCCGTCGCGGCGCTGAACGCGTGGCCGGGACCCGCGAACTGA
- a CDS encoding integration host factor subunit beta — MTKADIVEDIAQKTGLTKKEVAETVDLFLEKIGDLLVAGKHLEIRGFGTFKVKERKERMARNPRTGEAVPVPSRKVPVFKVSKMLKDKVADTI; from the coding sequence ATGACCAAGGCCGATATCGTTGAGGACATTGCCCAAAAGACGGGTCTGACCAAGAAGGAAGTCGCCGAGACGGTGGATCTCTTCCTCGAGAAGATCGGAGACCTGCTGGTGGCGGGCAAGCACCTGGAAATTCGGGGCTTCGGGACCTTCAAGGTGAAGGAGCGCAAGGAGCGCATGGCCCGCAACCCCCGCACCGGCGAGGCCGTCCCGGTCCCGTCGCGCAAGGTGCCGGTCTTCAAGGTCTCCAAGATGCTGAAGGACAAGGTCGCCGACACGATCTGA
- a CDS encoding site-2 protease family protein, with the protein MEMIVVNVLVLVFSVVVHEVAHGWAAWRLGDPTAYEQGRLTLNPIPHIDPIGSIVVPVLLSLTGGIMFGWAKPVPVHAGRLNHPDNDHPKVAAAGPASNLLLAVFFALILGVTVGVAGFPQPGDGPTLGRFFFSMGQTGIMLNVLLALFNLVPLPPLDGSWILSRFLPPAPRARYENLRRYGMLLVVGFLVLMRYTPVGGVMTGALFAAANPYFKLAQGIATALGA; encoded by the coding sequence GTGGAAATGATCGTCGTGAACGTGCTGGTGCTGGTCTTCTCGGTGGTGGTGCACGAGGTGGCCCACGGCTGGGCCGCGTGGCGGCTCGGCGACCCGACCGCCTACGAGCAGGGGCGCCTGACCCTCAACCCGATCCCCCACATCGACCCGATCGGCAGCATCGTCGTGCCGGTGCTGCTCTCCCTGACGGGCGGCATCATGTTCGGCTGGGCCAAGCCGGTGCCGGTGCACGCCGGACGCCTGAACCACCCGGACAACGACCACCCGAAGGTGGCGGCGGCCGGTCCGGCGAGCAATCTGCTGCTGGCGGTGTTCTTCGCCCTGATCCTGGGTGTGACGGTGGGCGTCGCCGGGTTCCCGCAGCCCGGGGACGGGCCCACCCTCGGCCGCTTCTTCTTCTCCATGGGCCAGACCGGCATCATGCTCAACGTGCTGCTGGCACTCTTCAACCTGGTGCCGCTGCCGCCCCTGGACGGCAGCTGGATCCTCAGCCGCTTCCTGCCGCCGGCGCCCCGCGCCCGCTACGAGAACCTGCGCCGCTACGGCATGCTGCTGGTGGTCGGATTTCTCGTCCTCATGCGCTACACCCCCGTGGGCGGCGTCATGACCGGCGCCCTCTTCGCCGCGGCCAACCCCTACTTCAAGCTGGCCCAGGGCATCGCGACGGCGCTCGGGGCCTGA
- a CDS encoding glycosyltransferase family 9 protein, producing MSAPTTRQFKYRLSSALARLMRRPRLTPGSLRALRPRRILIVRQHNQMGDMVCATPTFRALAETWPEAEIALVTAPVNREVVEGHPHLQRIVAFDRRVWRNPVRLFRFLADLRGFGAELAFVLSSVSFSVTSAWIAAASGARHIVGADSRPFGWDVSRHVFSLELPAAPVMDRHAVQHNLAPLAAVGITTDDPRPLVVPTAAQGAAADAVLAALGLRPGFWALHPGAGKAQNIWPAAGFAAVARRARAAGHQVLILHGPADREPLAELERLLAADLGPDLRVAPAAPVGVGAALLQRSDRFLCNDTGVMHVAGALRVPTVALFGPTDPALWKPPAPEVVVVRSPGQAADAVGPEFGWMETIVPDAVWMAWSGLPGRAVAK from the coding sequence ATGTCCGCCCCCACCACCCGCCAGTTCAAGTACCGGCTCTCGAGTGCCCTGGCCCGCCTGATGCGGCGGCCCCGCCTGACGCCCGGGTCCCTGCGCGCCCTGAGGCCCCGCCGCATCCTCATCGTGCGCCAGCACAACCAGATGGGGGACATGGTGTGCGCGACCCCGACCTTCCGGGCCCTGGCCGAGACCTGGCCCGAGGCGGAAATCGCCCTGGTGACGGCGCCGGTGAACCGGGAAGTGGTCGAGGGGCATCCCCACCTGCAGCGCATCGTGGCCTTCGACCGGCGCGTGTGGCGCAATCCCGTGCGGCTGTTCCGCTTCCTCGCCGACCTGCGCGGCTTCGGGGCCGAGCTGGCCTTCGTCCTGAGCAGCGTCTCGTTCTCGGTGACGAGCGCCTGGATCGCCGCGGCCAGCGGCGCCCGCCACATCGTGGGCGCCGACAGCCGACCCTTCGGCTGGGACGTCAGCCGCCACGTCTTCAGCCTCGAGCTGCCCGCGGCCCCCGTCATGGACCGCCACGCCGTGCAGCACAACCTGGCGCCCCTGGCGGCCGTCGGGATCACGACCGACGACCCCCGGCCTCTCGTCGTCCCCACCGCGGCCCAGGGCGCGGCGGCCGACGCGGTGCTCGCGGCGCTCGGCCTGAGGCCCGGCTTCTGGGCCCTGCATCCGGGCGCCGGCAAGGCCCAGAACATCTGGCCGGCCGCCGGTTTCGCCGCCGTGGCCCGACGCGCCCGCGCGGCGGGACACCAGGTGCTGATCCTGCACGGCCCCGCCGACCGGGAACCCCTGGCCGAGCTGGAACGTTTGCTGGCGGCCGATCTCGGGCCCGACCTGCGCGTCGCCCCGGCCGCTCCGGTCGGCGTGGGGGCGGCCCTGCTGCAGCGGTCCGACCGCTTCCTGTGCAACGATACGGGCGTGATGCATGTGGCGGGCGCCCTGCGGGTGCCGACGGTGGCCCTCTTCGGGCCCACAGACCCGGCGCTCTGGAAACCCCCGGCCCCCGAGGTCGTGGTCGTCAGGTCGCCGGGCCAGGCAGCCGATGCCGTCGGCCCCGAGTTCGGCTGGATGGAAACCATCGTCCCGGACGCCGTGTGGATGGCGTGGTCCGGCCTGCCCGGTCGGGCCGTCGCGAAGTGA
- the rsgA gene encoding ribosome small subunit-dependent GTPase A — translation MAAQGPRRRRWARFPDPGRCAIGAETKTSQDDRREGIVIRATGGHCLVAVDGETWRCQVRGRLKKGPRESQTVAVVGDRVVIEIGDAAADPPTGVIAEVGERCSRISRMAARRSGGHIEQVLMANLDQVVAVQSLRDPAPQTGFVDRLLVAAERFGVAGVLVLNKTDLVADGELAAEEARWSYYEGLGYRVVWAAAASGRGVDDLREVLTDRISLLIGASGVGKSSLLNAIQPGLRLRVNEVTEKTGLGRHTTTRTELFPLRGGGFIADSPGIRGFDPWDMDILDVREHFPDFRDPSGACRFRSCLHRDEPDCGVKNAVALGEIPPWRHEAYLALLAGLEERQTRAGRRPGGRS, via the coding sequence AGGGGATCGTCATCCGGGCCACGGGCGGCCACTGCCTCGTGGCCGTCGATGGCGAGACTTGGCGCTGCCAGGTGCGGGGGCGCCTGAAAAAGGGGCCCCGCGAGAGCCAGACCGTCGCCGTGGTCGGCGACCGCGTCGTCATCGAGATCGGGGATGCGGCGGCCGATCCCCCGACGGGCGTCATCGCCGAGGTGGGCGAACGCTGCAGCCGCATCAGCCGGATGGCCGCCCGGCGCAGCGGCGGCCACATCGAGCAGGTCCTCATGGCGAATCTCGACCAGGTCGTGGCCGTGCAATCCCTGCGCGATCCCGCCCCCCAGACGGGGTTCGTCGACCGCCTGCTGGTGGCGGCCGAGCGCTTCGGCGTGGCCGGGGTGCTGGTGCTGAACAAGACCGACCTCGTGGCCGACGGCGAGCTGGCGGCCGAGGAGGCCCGCTGGAGCTACTACGAGGGTCTCGGGTACCGGGTCGTGTGGGCGGCGGCCGCGTCGGGCCGGGGCGTGGACGATCTGCGCGAGGTGCTGACAGACCGCATCAGCCTGCTCATCGGCGCCTCGGGCGTGGGCAAGAGCAGCCTGCTCAACGCCATCCAGCCGGGCCTGCGCCTGCGGGTCAACGAGGTCACGGAGAAGACGGGCCTCGGCCGGCACACCACCACCCGCACCGAACTCTTTCCCCTGCGCGGCGGCGGCTTCATCGCCGACAGCCCGGGCATCCGCGGTTTCGACCCCTGGGACATGGACATCCTGGACGTGCGCGAGCACTTCCCGGATTTCCGGGACCCGTCCGGCGCCTGCCGATTCCGTTCATGCCTGCACCGGGACGAGCCCGATTGCGGCGTCAAGAACGCGGTGGCCCTGGGGGAGATTCCGCCGTGGCGACACGAGGCCTATCTGGCCCTCCTGGCGGGACTCGAGGAGCGGCAGACCCGGGCGGGGCGGCGCCCGGGCGGCAGATCATGA